The genomic DNA CACGCCCGGCGGGGACACCCCGCCGTCCGACGACCCGGGCAACCCCGGGCAGTAGAGGGCCGTCGGTGGCCCCAGGCGCGTCCGACGGGGACCCGGCTCCGGGGCTCTCCCGCACCGATCTCGTCGCGATCTTCCGGGCCATGGTGCTCGGTCGCGCCGCCGAGGAGCGCCTCGAGCTGCTCTTCAAGCAGGGGCACGTGAAGGGGGGCGTGTATCGCGGTCTGGGGCAGGAGGCGTCCGCCGTGGGAGCCGCCTGGGCCCTGCGCCGCCGCACCGACGGCACCGGGGACATCATCGGGCAGACGGTGCGCGCCACGGGCGCGGTCTTCCTCATGGGGGGCACACCCGTCGACTACTTCCGGCAGTATCTCTCGCGGGGGACCGGTCCCACCCGGGGCCGCGAGGCCAACGTGCACTGGTCCGACTTCCAGCGCGGGCTGCTGGGCCCCGTCTCACCGCTCGGCACCATGGCCGAGGTGATGGCCGGCATCACGTTGGCGTTCAAGCTGCGCGGCGAGGACCGTGTGGGCCTCGTGTTCGGCGGCGACGGACAGACGTCGACGGGTGCCTGGCACGAAGGCGTGAACTTCGCAGCCGCGCAGCGGTGTCCCATGGTGATCGCCCTGGAGCACAACCAGTGGGCCTTCTCCACGCCCACCTCCCGGCAGACCCGATTGCAGAGCTTCACCGGGAAGGCCGCCGGCTACGGGGTGCACGCCGAGTCCGTGGACGGCAACGACGTGCTCGCCGTGCATGCGGCGGCGGTCCGCGCCGTCGAGCATGCGCGACGCGGAGCCGGACCGGCCCTCCTGGAGCTGCGCACGTATCGGCGCCTCGGGCATGCCCAGCACGACCCGCAGGACTACGTTCCGGCCACCGAGCTGGCGTACTGGGAGGCGCGCGACCCGGTCACACGCTTCCGACACGTGCTGGAGCAGGAGCACGGCATCCCCGGCTCCGAGCTGGACCATCACGTCCGCACCGCCGAGGAGGAGGTGCGGATCGCGGCCGAGCGCGCCGTGGGCGAGCCGGCGCCCGACGCCCGGGAGGCCGGCGAGCAGGTGCGCAGCGACTTCGACGCGCCCATCCCCTGGACGCGTGCCCAACCGCCCCTTCCTGCCTGATACGAGACGATGTCCTTCAACTTCGAGGGAGCGCCGGCGGGCGCCGGGACCGCGCCCGAACGGCCGGAGCACACCCTGCGCACGGAGCGCGGCGAGCCGGCCACCATGCTGGAGGCCATCGCCGAGGCGCTGTGGGAGGAGATGGAGCGCGACCCGCGGGTCTTCCTGATGGGGGAGGATATCGGGGTCTACGGCGGCGCCTTCAAGGTCACCAAGGGATTCCTGGACCGCTTCGGCGAGCAGCGGGTGATCGACACGCCCATCTCCGAGGCCGGGTTCACCGGCGCGGCCGCGGGCGCGGCCCACATGGGGCTGCGGCCCGTGGTGGAGATGCAGTTCATGGACTTCGTCTCCCCGGCCTACGACGTCATCACCAACTACATCGCCACGTCGCTGTACCGCGGTAGCGGTCCCATGCCGCTCGTGATCCGGGGTCCCGTCGGCGGCGGCAACCGGGGCGGACCCTTCCACTCGCAGAATGTGGAGATGGCGTTCTTCCACACGCCCGGGCTGAAGATCGTCTATCCGTCCAACCCGTACGATGCCAAGGGGCTGCTCAAGGCCGCCATCCGCGACGACGACCCCGTGATCTTCGAGGAGCACAAGGCCCTCTACCGGGCTCCGGCCCTGCGGGCCGTCCTGCCCCGGGAGGACTACACGGTCGAGCTGGGCAAGGCACGGGTCGTGCGGGAGGGGACGGACCTGACCCTGGTGACGTATGGCATGATGGTCCACCGGAGCCTGGAGGCGGCGGAGGTGCTGCACGCCGAGGACGGGGTCTCGGTGGAGGTGCTGGACCTGCGGACCCTGCTCCCGCTGGACGACGAAGCCATCCGGGACTCGGTCCGCAAGACGGGCCGGCTGTTGATCGTGCACGAGGACACCCGCACCGGGGGCATCGCCGGCGAGATCGCCATGCGGATGAACGAACAGGCCTTCGAATGGCTGGACGCGCCGATCCTGCGTGTCACCGCCATCGACGCGCCCGTGCCCTACGCGGGGACATTGGAGGACTACTTCCTGCCGCAGACGGACGACATCGTCACGGCGGGACGCTATCTGGCTCGCTATTAGGCCGCTCCCGACGGGCACGTCGCGTGCCTGCGGGGAGCGTTCGGACGGATGACCGAGGAAACCCGGCGCGACCGGGGGGTATGTGCGGGCCGCACCGCCCCCGGGTGACCGGACGCCCGAGAAGACCCAACAGACGGAGTGACGCGTGGCTCGCATCGAAGTTCCGATGCCCCAGATGGGGGAATCGATCGCTGAGGGAACGGTGTCGAAGTGGCTCAAGCAGGTGGGCGAGCCCGTCGAGCGCGACGAGCCCATCCTCGAGATCTCCACCGACAAGGTGGACGCCGAGATCCCCGCGCCGTCCGCCGGGGTCCTGGCCGAGGTGAAGGTGGGGGAGGGCGAGACGGTCGAGGTGGGCACGGTCGTCGCCTACATCGAGACCGACGTCAGCGCCGCCGCCGCCCCGGCCGCACCGGCGCCGGACGCGCCGGCGGCGGCCCCGAGCCCGGCCGAGGCGTCCGAGCCCGCGCCCTCCGCCCCGGCCGCGGCACCTGCCGCGGCGGCCGCGCCCGCCAACGGAACCGGTCAGGCGCCCGACAGCGCGGAGGAGCGGCTACGCCAGCGCTCCACGCCCGTGGTGCGCAAGATCGCCGAGGAGCACGGGATCGACATCGCGTCCGTCTCCGGCAGCGGGCACGCGGGTCGCGTCACCAAGAGCGACATCCTGAAGCACATCGAGGAGGGGCCCTCCGCTCCGTCGCAGCCCGCCGCTCCGGCGGCCGCGGCGTCCGCCCCGGCGGCGCCCGCGCGACCCGCGGCCTCGGCGCCTTCCGCTGCGCCGTCCGACCTGTGGCAGCGCTTCTACGGGGAGGTGCACCATCCGGAGTTCCCGGTGCGCGAAGGTGACCGCGTCGAGACGATGGACAAGATCCGTCGACTCACGGCCGAACACATGGTGTTGGCCAAGCGCGTGGCGCCCCACGTCCACTCGTTCATCGAGATCGACTTCTCCCGCATCGACGACCTGCGCCGACAGCATCGCGCGTCGTGGGATCAGCAGGGCGTGAAGGTCAGCTACACCACGTTCGTCGCGTGGGCCTGCGCGCGCCTCCTGGGCCAGTATCCGATGGTGAACGCGGCGGTGTCCGGCAACAACGTGATCTACCGCGGTCGCGTGAACCTGGGCATGGCCGTGGACCTGAATCCGGGCCTCATCGTCCCGGTCATCCACGACGCGGCCGACCTGTCGCTCGTGGGCCTGGGCCGCAAGATCATCGACCTTGCGGAGCGCGCGCGTGGCCGCCAGCTCCAGCCGCAGGAGATCCAGGGCGCCACGTTCTCGATCACCAACCCCGGTGTGCTCGGTACGCTGGTCGGCATGCCCATCATCCCCAAGGGGACGTCGGCCATCCTGGGCACGGGCGCCATCGAGAAGCGCGTGGTGGTGGTGAGCGATCCCACGACGGGTGCGGATTCGCTGGCCATCCGCAAGCGTTCGTTCTTCTCGCTCGGCTACGATCACCGGATCGTGGACGGTGCCGACGCGGCGCGCTTCCTCTCCGATCTCAAGGAGCTGCTGGAGGCGTTCCCCGAAGACGCGTAGGCGCACCATGGACGGAACGGTCCCGAGCGCCGTGCGCACCCTCGAGGTGCGCCGGCTCGGGACCGTGGCATATCCGGACGCGCTCGCGCTGCAGGCCGACCTTGTCACCCAGCGACGCAGCGAGGAGATCCCCGATCAACTCCTGCTGCTGCAGCATCCCCATGTCATCACCCTGGGCGCGTCGAGCGATACGGCCCATGTGTTGGCGGACGCCGGCGAGCGCGCGCGGTTGGGCATCGAGTTGCACGAAGTGGGACGTGGGGGCGACGTCACCTATCACGGACCCGGCCAGCTCGTCGGCTATCCCATCCTGGATCTGAAGCCGGACCGCAAGGACCTCCATCGCTATCTGCGTGACCTCGAGGCGGTCCTGATCGACGCGCTGGAGGCGCTCGGGGTCGATGGAGCCGGACGGCGCGAGGGATTGACCGGCGTGTGGCTGCCGACGGGCAAGGTGGCCGCGATCGGAGTACGCGTCTCGTCGGGCTGGATCACGAGCCACGGCTTCGCGCTGAACGTCGCGCCCGACCTCGCCTATTTCAGGACGATCGTCCCGTGCGGGATCGACAACGAGCGCGTGACCAGCGTTTCGGACGCACTCGGTCGTGGGATCGACGTCGCGGAGGTGGAGGACGTGGTCGTCGCGGCCTTCGCGCACCGCTTCGGGCGCGTGGCACGCTGAGCGCGGCGGGGCCGGACGTCCGGGGCGGCTAGCCGCGGTCGGGGTCGAAGGTGGTGTAGCGTCCTCGGGCCCGCTCTTCCGCGAGCCAGGCCAGGAATCCCGATTCGACCAGCCCGCCCGACGTGTCCTGTTCCTGCGCGGCCCGGGTCGCGAGATGGTTGGCGTACTCGTTCCTGGGGTGGCCGGCGTGGCCGCGCACCCAGCTCCAGCGCACCTGGTGTTGCGCGGCGACCCCGTCCAGCCGCTTCCACAGCTCGAGATTCTCGATCGCACCGCCCTTGCGTTGCCACCCCCGTCGCTTCCACCCGTGGATCCACTCGTTCATGCCCTTCACCAGGTACTGGGAGTCCGAGACGAGCTCGACGGCATAGGGCCGGCTCAGGGCCGACAGCGTCTCGATGGCGCTGAGCAGCGCCATCCGGTTGTTCGTCGTGTCGGGCTCGGAGATCCACAGGTCGCGCCGGGCCACACGACCGTCGATCTGCATCTCGAGGAGGCCTCCTGCGCCCCCGGGCGTCGCCCGGTGCTGGAACTGGTTGCCCAGGCAGGATTCGTCCACGTGGATGACCACCGTCTGCATCGGACCTCGGGGCGTGGTAGGGAAGGGCGGTCGGGCGGGCGCAACTTGTGACGATGTCCCGGCGTCGGCCAGAGCCCCGCAGGGCCCGAGGGGCCGCGCAGAGCCCCGTGTCGGCGCGGACGGGTTGACCGCGCGGTGCGGTGCTCTAGCTTTGGGGCCGACATGGTCAGACCCGCGGGAACGCCCGCCTACCTTCTCCTGGAAGACGGCCGTCGCTTCGACGGCACCGCCCTCGGTGCGGAGGGCGTGGCGTTCGGTGAGGTGGTGTTCAACACCTCGATGAGCGGCTACCAGGAAGTGCTGACCGATCCGTCGTACGCCGGGCAGCTCGTCACCATGACGTACCCGCTGATCGGCAACTACGGCGTCAATGCCGAAGACGAGGAGTCCGCGCTCCCGCGCGTCGCCGGGTTCGTCGTGCGGGAGATCGCGCGTCTGCACAGCTCCTGGCGCGCCACCGAAGCCCTCCCCGACTATCTGGCCCGCCATGGCGTCGTGGGCATCACCGACGTGGACACGCGGGCGCTGACGCGCCACATCCGCTCGGTCGGTGCCATGCGCGGCGCGATCGCGCCGACCACGGAGGACGCCGACGGCCTGCTCGAGCGCATCCGCGCGCAGCCGGCGATGGAAGGGCTCGACCTCGCCACGGGCGTCTCCACCTTCGAACCGTACGAGATCCCCGCGGAGGGGAGCGAGCGGTTCCACGTGGTCGCCTACGACTTCGGCGTGAAGGCGCATTCTCCGAAGCTGCTCGCCGAGCGTGGGTGCCGCGTCACGGTCGTGCCGGCCGGGACCGACCTCGCCGGGATCGACGCGCTGCGACCCCACGGCCTGTTCGTATCGAACGGGCCGGGAGATCCCGCGGCGGTCGGGCAGGCGGCCCACGCGATCCGCGAGCTTTCCGCCCGCGACGTCCCGGTGTTCGGGATCTGCCTCGGGCATCAGCTCATCTGCCGCGCCTTCGGGGGCCACACCTACAAGCTTCCGTTCGGGCATCACGGCGGTAACCACCCCGTGCGCAACCTCGACAAGGACACCGTCGAGATCACGGCCCAGAACCACGGATTCGCCGTCCGCATGGGGGAAGGGCGCGAGATCCCGGGCGCTCCCGACCTGGAGCTCACGCACGTCAACCTGTACGACGGCACGTGCGAAGGCGCCCGTCACCGGAGCCGACCCGTCTTCTGCGTGCAGTACCACCCCGAGGCGGCACCCGGACCCCACGACAGCCGCTACCTCTTCGACGACTTCCTGGCGCTCCTCGAATCCCGCGCCGGACGACCCCAGGGCTGAGACGGCGGTCGGCCCCGGGGCCGACCGGGGACCGTAGGTCCGCTTCCCACTTGACGTTGGGACGATCGCCCCGTTACCCTTCGGCCTTTCAGGGGGACCTCAACACCCCCCGTCACCGGCCCTGCCCCCGGGGGCAGCCCCGCCCCAGGGCTGGCAGCGAGGAGGTTGGCATGACGAAGGCCGATCTGGTGGAACAGGTGGCAGAGGCCATCGGGCCGGGGGTCACGAAGAAGGACTGTGCCCTCGTCGTCGATGGATTCCTCAACGCCCTCAAATCCGCCCTCGCCAAGGGCGAGAACATCGAGATCCGCGGCTTCGGCACCTTCAAGGTGAGAGGCCGCCGTAGCCGCATGGCGCGCAATCCCCGCACCGGGGATGCGGTCCGCGTCCCGTCGCGTGCCGTCCCGGTCTTCAAGCCTTCAAAGCACCTGCGGGCCCGGGTCGCTCGGCTCGAGCTTCCGGACGACGACGAGGAATAGCCGCGGGAGCGTCGCCGCCGAACACGTTGGCGTACATCGTGTTGGGCGCATCCACTTCATCTCCGCCATGACGAGCGGCCGACCCGGCGGACCCGCGCGGTCCGACACGAGCCCGGAACCCCGCTCGCGGACGCCGGTGTAGCGCACGCATGAGCCTTCGCGTCCAGACCCTGTTGTTCGCCGCCTACCGGGACCTGGCCGGCACCGGCTCGGTCGAGGTCGACCTCCGGGACGGCGCCACCGTGGCCGACCTGGTCAGCGCCCTCCGGTCCCGGGGCGGCGGCTTCGCGCGCCTCCCGGAGCAGCCCGCCGTGGCGGTCAACCACCGCTACGCGCGCCCGGACCGACCGTTGTCCGCCGGCGATGAGGTGGCGCTGATCCCCCCCGTCGCCGGGGGCTGATCCACGGTGGAGCGGTTCGAGGACCAGCCGCTCGGCGCGCGTCCCCACCTGGCGGTCTTCTCCTCCACCAAGGTCGGGAACTACGTGGTCCTGACCCCCCTTCTGCGGGGCCTCAAGGAGAAGTACCCGGGCGCCACGCTCGACTTCTTCGGCAGCGAGGTCACGCGCGGCTTCGAGGAGTCCAACCCCCACATCGACTTCCGCCACTCGCTCTACGGTTCCGGACCCGACTTCCTGCCTGACTTCCTCGACGCGCTGGCCCGTCGGCGCGCCGCACACGGGCCGTACGACCTGGCGGTCAACTGCGACGAGTTCGCCGAGCTCAATCTGGTGGCCGTGACGGCGCTGGCGCCCCGGTACATCGCCGGCGCTGCCCTCGCGCCGGCGCTCACCGGCAAGCTGCCGCCGGGGGAGCGGCCGGAGCAGCGCATGCTGGCCGATCCCGACTGGAACAGCCCCGATTTCCTGCGGCGGTACCAGGGCGTCCTGGAGACGAACTACATCGCCGAGATCTTCTGCCGGATGGCCTTCGTCACCACCGACTTCTTCCGGCTGGAGCTGGGCAGCGCACCCCCCGCCTTCCCGGTCCCCGATGTGCTGCTGCACGTGACCACGACGCGCAGCGCCAAGATGTGGCCGCTGGCCCACTGGCTGCGCTTGACGGCCTGGTGCCGACAGCAGGGGCTCTCGCTGGGACTGATCGGCAGCGCACCCGACCGCCAGCGCGCGCTCTACCACGCGGGGGAGGACGAGGATCGCCTCCTCGAGGCCGGGACCGTCGTGGACCTCCGCGGCCGGACGCCCTTGCTGGAGCTGGCCGGAGCCCTCGAACGGGCCCGAGCGCTGGTGACGGTCGACGCCGGGCCCCTGCACGTGGCGGCCGCCGTCGGGTGCCCCACCGTGGCCCTCTTCGGCAACGACGCCGAGGGCCACGGCGCCAGCCCACTCCATCTCTGGGCGCCACGCGTGGGCCACGTGCGGGTGCTCCGGAGCCGGGCCACGTGCACCGTCTGCGAGGACAACCGCTTCCGCAACGAGGCCTGCCTGGTGGCGGGACACCCGTGCATGCGCGAGCTTCCATGGGAGGAAGCCGTGACGGCGCTCGAGGCCGCATTGGCTTCACCGCGTCCGCACCCCACCCTCGCCCACCCATGATCCGGATCACCGATCGCGAGATCGACCCGAGCGCGGTGCTGGAGCAGGTCGGTGCCCTCTCCGATGGAGCACAGATCCTGTTCCTGGGCACGGTGCGCAACCACAACGAGGGACGCTCCGTGGATGGCCTCCGATACGAGGCCTACCCGGAGATGGCCATCTCCGTCCTCGAGGAGATCGTGGCGGAAGCGCGGGAGCGCTTCGGCGGGCCGCGGGTTGCGGTCGTCCACCGCATCGGCGCCCTCGACATCGGCGACGTGGCCGTTGCGGTGGCCGTCTCCGCCCCGCATCGGGGAGAGGCGTTCGACGCCGCCCGCTACGTGATGGAGGAGCTGAAGCAGCGCCTCCCGGTCTGGAAGGAGGAGCGCTACGTCGGCGGCGAACGGGAATGGGTCGCCGGCAAGGAGCCGCAGCCATGACACGCGCACCGGACATGGTGGACGGCTTCGGCCGCCGCATCGAATACCTCCGCATCTCGGTCACCGACAAGTGCAACCTCCGCTGCGTGTACTGCATGCCGGAGGAAGGGCTCAACTGGCTCACCCGGGACGAGATCCTGCGGTATGAGGAGATCGCGCGCGTGGTGGAGGTCATGGCGGGGATGGGCCTCAAGCGCGTGCGCATCACGGGGGGCGAGCCGCTCGTCCGCAAGGAGCTCCACCATCTGGTGGCCGCGATCGCTCGCGTCCCCGGCATCGAGGACCTCTCGTTGTCCACCAACGCCGTCCTGTTGGCCGCACAGGCGGACGCGCTCCGCGACGCGGGCGTGCAGCGGGTGAACGTGTCCCTCGATTCCCTCGTGGCCGAACGGCTGGATCGGATCGTCCGGAGGCCTGGATCCTTCGCTGCCATCATGGAGGGGCTGGCAGCGGCCGAGCGCGTGGGCTTCGACCCCATCAAGATCAACTGCGTCCTGATGCGGGGTCAGAACGACGACGAGATCGAAGCGTTCGCCGAGATGACCCGCACGCGCCCGTGGCACGTGCGGTTCATCGAGGTCATGCCCACCGGGTCCAACCTCGACCTGAGCGTGGACGGCTTCGTGTCCTGCCAGGAGGCGTTGGAGCGGGTACGGCGGATCGGGCGCATCGAGCCGGTCGACGGGCCGGGAGGAAACGGACCGGCCACCTACTACCGCTTCCCGGATGCGGCCGGGACCATCGGGGTCATCACCCCCATGAGCCACAACTTCTGCCATCGCTGCAACCGCATGCGCCTGACCGCGGACGGGCACCTGCGGCCCTGTCTCTTCGGTGACCTGCAGACCAATCTCCGCGATCCTCTGCGGCGCGGCGAAGACCTCGTCCCCCGGATCGAGGAGACGCTCCGCATCAAGCCCGAACGCCACCACCTCGTCCAGGGATCCACCCTCGGATCGGGAGGCCTCGTCGCCCTCTCCCAGACCGGCGGATGAGGCGGGAACGTCTCTCCGGACCCCGGGTAGCGGAGCGCCGTGCCGAAAATCCGGGGACGCACCCCAACGTCAGCCACAGGAAGGAATTCGAAGCCCATGAGCACCGGTAAGATCACCGTCGTCGGAGCCGGCCACGTCGGAGCGACCTGCGCACAGCGCATCGCGGAGAAGTCCCTGGCCCGCGAGGTCGTCCTCATCGACATCGTCGAGGGCGTCCCGCAGGGGAAGGGGCTCGATCAGTGGGAGAGCGCTCCGATCGAAGGCTTCGACACGCGGGTGATCGGTGCCAACGACTACGAGCCCGCCGCCGGGTCGGACATCTTCGTCGTCACGGCCGGGATCGCGCGCAAGCCCGGGATGAGCCGCGACGACCTCCTCAAGACGAACGCGGGTATCGTCTCGTCGGTCTCCAAGGAGATCGCGCGGGTGGCGCCGGACTCCATCATCATCATGGTGTCCAACCCGCTCGACGTGATGTCCTGGGTGGCCATGAAGGAGACAGGCTTCCCGCGTGAGCGCGTGATCGGCATGGCCGGCGTGCTGGACACGGCCCGCTACCGCTCCTTCATCGCGCTGGAGCTGAACGTCTCCGTCGCCGACATCCAGGCGCTCGTCCTGGGCGGCCACGGCGACACCATGGTGCCGCTCGCCTCCTACACCTCGGTCTCCGGCATCCCGCTCACGCAGCTGCTTCCCCAGGACCGGATCGACGCGCTGGTGGACCGGACCCGCAAGGGCGGCGCCGAGATCGTGGGCTACCTGAAGACGGGCAGCGCCTACTACGCCCCTTCCTCCGCAGCCGTCCAGATGGTGGAAGCCATCGTCCAGGATCGGCGCCGCATCCTGCCCTGCGCCGCATACCTGACGGGCGAGTATGGCGAGGACGACATCTTCCTCGGCGTGCCGTGCAAGCTCGGCGCGGGCGGCCTGCAGCAGATCCTCGAGGTGGAGCTCACGGACGCCGAGAAGGCCGAGCTGAAGGCCAGCGCCGAAGCGGTGCGCAGCACCATCGACGTCGTCCGCTGAACCGTCCCACCCCAGGAGCGACACGGAAGGGAGGAGACCGGTGCCTGTGAGCCGAGGGCTCTGGGAGACCACGGTCGGCAAGAAGGTGGCGATGGCCGCGACCGGCCTGTTGCTCGTCGGCTTCGTGCTCGGCCACATGGCGGGGAACCTGAAGGCCTTCCTGGGCCCCGACTCGTTCAACCACTACGCGGAATGGCTCCGGGTGGTCGGGGAGCCCGCCCTGCCGCGTGGCGTGGCGCTGTGGCTCGCGCGGGTCGTGCTCCTCGCCGCGGTGGTCGTGCACATCGTGGCGGCCGTACAGCTCGCGCGCCGTAGCCGCGCGGCCCGTCCCCAGGGCTACGAGAAGGAGGACTCCCTCACGTTCTCGTACGCGTCGCGCACCATGCGCTGGGGTGGCGTCATCATCGCACTCTTCGTGGTGTACCACATCCTGCACTTCACGACCGGCACCGCGCACCGGGACTTCGTCGCGGGCGAGCCCTACCGCAACCTCGTGGTCGGGTTCTCGAGCCCGTTGGTCGTGGGGGTCTACCTGCTGGCCATCGCCGCCTTGAGCTTCCATCTGTATCACGGCATCTGGAGCGTCTTCCAGACCTTCGGCATCGCGGGCTCCGCGCGCACGCCCTGGCGCAGGTCGGTGGCGGCCGGCGTCGCCGGGGTGCTCTTCGTCGGCTTCATGGCCGTCCCCTTCGGAGTCCTGCTGGGGCTCATCACCCTTCCATGAGCGCCATGAACCTCGACGCACGGATCCCGACCGGGCCGATCCAGGAGAAGTGGGAGCGTCACCGCTTCGAGATGAAGCTGGTCAACCCGGCCAACAAGAGGCGCTTCGACGTGATCGTCGTGGGCACCGGCCTGGCCGGTGGTGCCGCCTCGGCTACCCTGGCCGAGCTCGGCTATCGGGTGAAGACCTTCACCTTCCACGATTCGCCGCGGCGGGCCCACTCCATCGCGGCGCAGGGCGGCATCAATGCCGCCAAGAACTACCAGAGCGACGGGGACTCCGTCTTCCGTCTGTTCTACGACACGGTCAAGGGCGGAGACTTCCGTTCCCGCGAGGCCAACGTCTACCGCCTGGCCGAGCTCAGCCTCGAGATCATCGACCAGGCCGTGGCGCAGGGCGTGCCGTTCGCACGTGAATACGGCGGGCTGCTCGCCAACCGGTCCTTCGGGGGTGCGCA from Gemmatimonadota bacterium includes the following:
- a CDS encoding thiamine pyrophosphate-dependent dehydrogenase E1 component subunit alpha; the protein is MAPGASDGDPAPGLSRTDLVAIFRAMVLGRAAEERLELLFKQGHVKGGVYRGLGQEASAVGAAWALRRRTDGTGDIIGQTVRATGAVFLMGGTPVDYFRQYLSRGTGPTRGREANVHWSDFQRGLLGPVSPLGTMAEVMAGITLAFKLRGEDRVGLVFGGDGQTSTGAWHEGVNFAAAQRCPMVIALEHNQWAFSTPTSRQTRLQSFTGKAAGYGVHAESVDGNDVLAVHAAAVRAVEHARRGAGPALLELRTYRRLGHAQHDPQDYVPATELAYWEARDPVTRFRHVLEQEHGIPGSELDHHVRTAEEEVRIAAERAVGEPAPDAREAGEQVRSDFDAPIPWTRAQPPLPA
- a CDS encoding alpha-ketoacid dehydrogenase subunit beta, whose translation is MSFNFEGAPAGAGTAPERPEHTLRTERGEPATMLEAIAEALWEEMERDPRVFLMGEDIGVYGGAFKVTKGFLDRFGEQRVIDTPISEAGFTGAAAGAAHMGLRPVVEMQFMDFVSPAYDVITNYIATSLYRGSGPMPLVIRGPVGGGNRGGPFHSQNVEMAFFHTPGLKIVYPSNPYDAKGLLKAAIRDDDPVIFEEHKALYRAPALRAVLPREDYTVELGKARVVREGTDLTLVTYGMMVHRSLEAAEVLHAEDGVSVEVLDLRTLLPLDDEAIRDSVRKTGRLLIVHEDTRTGGIAGEIAMRMNEQAFEWLDAPILRVTAIDAPVPYAGTLEDYFLPQTDDIVTAGRYLARY
- a CDS encoding dihydrolipoamide acetyltransferase family protein — encoded protein: MARIEVPMPQMGESIAEGTVSKWLKQVGEPVERDEPILEISTDKVDAEIPAPSAGVLAEVKVGEGETVEVGTVVAYIETDVSAAAAPAAPAPDAPAAAPSPAEASEPAPSAPAAAPAAAAAPANGTGQAPDSAEERLRQRSTPVVRKIAEEHGIDIASVSGSGHAGRVTKSDILKHIEEGPSAPSQPAAPAAAASAPAAPARPAASAPSAAPSDLWQRFYGEVHHPEFPVREGDRVETMDKIRRLTAEHMVLAKRVAPHVHSFIEIDFSRIDDLRRQHRASWDQQGVKVSYTTFVAWACARLLGQYPMVNAAVSGNNVIYRGRVNLGMAVDLNPGLIVPVIHDAADLSLVGLGRKIIDLAERARGRQLQPQEIQGATFSITNPGVLGTLVGMPIIPKGTSAILGTGAIEKRVVVVSDPTTGADSLAIRKRSFFSLGYDHRIVDGADAARFLSDLKELLEAFPEDA
- the lipB gene encoding lipoyl(octanoyl) transferase LipB, with the protein product MDGTVPSAVRTLEVRRLGTVAYPDALALQADLVTQRRSEEIPDQLLLLQHPHVITLGASSDTAHVLADAGERARLGIELHEVGRGGDVTYHGPGQLVGYPILDLKPDRKDLHRYLRDLEAVLIDALEALGVDGAGRREGLTGVWLPTGKVAAIGVRVSSGWITSHGFALNVAPDLAYFRTIVPCGIDNERVTSVSDALGRGIDVAEVEDVVVAAFAHRFGRVAR
- a CDS encoding RNase H family protein; translation: MQTVVIHVDESCLGNQFQHRATPGGAGGLLEMQIDGRVARRDLWISEPDTTNNRMALLSAIETLSALSRPYAVELVSDSQYLVKGMNEWIHGWKRRGWQRKGGAIENLELWKRLDGVAAQHQVRWSWVRGHAGHPRNEYANHLATRAAQEQDTSGGLVESGFLAWLAEERARGRYTTFDPDRG
- the carA gene encoding glutamine-hydrolyzing carbamoyl-phosphate synthase small subunit: MVRPAGTPAYLLLEDGRRFDGTALGAEGVAFGEVVFNTSMSGYQEVLTDPSYAGQLVTMTYPLIGNYGVNAEDEESALPRVAGFVVREIARLHSSWRATEALPDYLARHGVVGITDVDTRALTRHIRSVGAMRGAIAPTTEDADGLLERIRAQPAMEGLDLATGVSTFEPYEIPAEGSERFHVVAYDFGVKAHSPKLLAERGCRVTVVPAGTDLAGIDALRPHGLFVSNGPGDPAAVGQAAHAIRELSARDVPVFGICLGHQLICRAFGGHTYKLPFGHHGGNHPVRNLDKDTVEITAQNHGFAVRMGEGREIPGAPDLELTHVNLYDGTCEGARHRSRPVFCVQYHPEAAPGPHDSRYLFDDFLALLESRAGRPQG
- a CDS encoding HU family DNA-binding protein — protein: MTKADLVEQVAEAIGPGVTKKDCALVVDGFLNALKSALAKGENIEIRGFGTFKVRGRRSRMARNPRTGDAVRVPSRAVPVFKPSKHLRARVARLELPDDDEE
- the moaD gene encoding molybdopterin converting factor subunit 1 translates to MSLRVQTLLFAAYRDLAGTGSVEVDLRDGATVADLVSALRSRGGGFARLPEQPAVAVNHRYARPDRPLSAGDEVALIPPVAGG
- a CDS encoding glycosyltransferase family 9 protein, with amino-acid sequence MERFEDQPLGARPHLAVFSSTKVGNYVVLTPLLRGLKEKYPGATLDFFGSEVTRGFEESNPHIDFRHSLYGSGPDFLPDFLDALARRRAAHGPYDLAVNCDEFAELNLVAVTALAPRYIAGAALAPALTGKLPPGERPEQRMLADPDWNSPDFLRRYQGVLETNYIAEIFCRMAFVTTDFFRLELGSAPPAFPVPDVLLHVTTTRSAKMWPLAHWLRLTAWCRQQGLSLGLIGSAPDRQRALYHAGEDEDRLLEAGTVVDLRGRTPLLELAGALERARALVTVDAGPLHVAAAVGCPTVALFGNDAEGHGASPLHLWAPRVGHVRVLRSRATCTVCEDNRFRNEACLVAGHPCMRELPWEEAVTALEAALASPRPHPTLAHP
- a CDS encoding molybdenum cofactor biosynthesis protein MoaE: MIRITDREIDPSAVLEQVGALSDGAQILFLGTVRNHNEGRSVDGLRYEAYPEMAISVLEEIVAEARERFGGPRVAVVHRIGALDIGDVAVAVAVSAPHRGEAFDAARYVMEELKQRLPVWKEERYVGGEREWVAGKEPQP
- the moaA gene encoding GTP 3',8-cyclase MoaA; protein product: MTRAPDMVDGFGRRIEYLRISVTDKCNLRCVYCMPEEGLNWLTRDEILRYEEIARVVEVMAGMGLKRVRITGGEPLVRKELHHLVAAIARVPGIEDLSLSTNAVLLAAQADALRDAGVQRVNVSLDSLVAERLDRIVRRPGSFAAIMEGLAAAERVGFDPIKINCVLMRGQNDDEIEAFAEMTRTRPWHVRFIEVMPTGSNLDLSVDGFVSCQEALERVRRIGRIEPVDGPGGNGPATYYRFPDAAGTIGVITPMSHNFCHRCNRMRLTADGHLRPCLFGDLQTNLRDPLRRGEDLVPRIEETLRIKPERHHLVQGSTLGSGGLVALSQTGG